In the genome of Planctomyces sp. SH-PL62, the window TCCTGCTCCTCGTTGGCCATCTTCAGGCTGCCGACGAGCTTGTTCTCGATCGCGGACTTGCGGATCAGCTCCTCGAAGACCTCGCCCATCTCCTCCTTGAGCTTGACCTCGAAGACCATCTCGTGGGTCTTGTTGCGGATGCTTTCATCCTTGAGCGTGACGTTGGTGTTGGCCGGGATGATCCCCTCGCGGCGGAGGATGATCCAGGCACCTTCGCTGGCCTGGATGGGGCCGGTGAAGTCGCCGTTCTTGGGCTTGTGGGACGGGTCCTTGTCGGCCGGGTCGCCGTCGAGGAGCTGGGCGAACGCGGCGTCCGAGACGGTCTTGGGATGGGCGTGGCGGGTGATCGGCTCGCCGAGGAGGCCGCCCAGCGAGCGGGTGGCCAGGTCCATCGACTGCTCCTGGGCCATCTTCTCGAATCCGGCGGGGTTCTTGCGGAGGGCTTCCCAGATGTCCTGGGCCTTGGAGAGCTTGTCGACCATGATCAGGCGGCAGCGGAGCTTGTCGCCGTACTGGGCCTCGAACGCCTGCTTGACGTCGTCCTCGGTCACCTGGACGCGGCCGTCGCACAGCTTGCGCATGGCGAGGGCGGGGAAGATCACGTCGCGGGCGTACTGGAAGGGGCTGATCCCGCGCTCCTTGTCGAGCGTGCGGAGCCAGGCCTCGCGGCCGATGCCGAACCGGGCGGCGACGTTGTCGATCTCCTGATCGATCTCGGCGGCGGTCACTTCCTTCTTCTGGGCCTTGAGGGCCTGCTCGATGAGCGACCGGTTGATCAGGGTTTCGAGGATCTCCTTGCCCTTCCGCGCGACGCATTCGTCGGCGAGCTGGGCCCGGGTGATGATCTGATCGTTGACGACCGCGATGGCGTCGGTCGGGTTGACGGGGACCGCCGTCTCCTTCAGGGGGGGGACGTCGATCTGGTCGAGCCGGACCTTGGCGGCCGGGGCTTCGGCGCCGGCCGTCGCCCTGGCGGCCGGGGCCCCTCGGGGCGCCTGCTGGGCGAAGGCGGGGACGGCCGCCGCGCCCCCAAGAATCGTCAGTCCCACCACCCAGCCGCGGGCGGTCCGACCGCCATCCTTTGCGATCATCGTGTTGCGTCTCCCCATTCCGTGATTCGGTTCGAGATCGTCTCAAGTCCGCGGACGAAACGGTCGAGAATTTAGAAGCTCGGGCTCGATCGGTCAACCTCAAGATCTGAAGCCCGACGCCCCCTCCACGTCCCGTCCCGCCGGGCGCCTCCGCCCCGTCGGGCAAGAGAGCGTGCCCACGCCTCGCCTCAGCTGCTAGACTGGCTGCCCAGGGAAAAACGTACCGACGCGGCCGGACGACGCAAGATCCTCGGATCAGGCCCGGCTGCGAGGGCGACGACGCTTGGCGACGCAGCGAACCTCGAGGCGGGACGGACGAGTCGATGGCAAATCTCGGATTTTCAAGGGGACGCGCGGCGGGCTGGCTGCTGCTGGCGGTGGTCCCCGTCGCGGCTTTCGGGCAAGGCGGGACGTTCACCAAGTACGCGGTCTCCGCGCAGGAGTCGCACGCGGCCGACGTCGGCCGGGACGCGCTTCGCGCGGGGGGCAACGCCATCGATGCGGCGGTGGCCACGGCGTTCGCCATGGCCGTGACGCTCCCCGAGGCCGGCAACCTCGGCGGCGGCGGGTTCATCGTCGCCTACCTCCCCGCCTCGAAGCGGGTCGTCGACCTCGATTTCCGCGAGACCGCGCCGGGGTCTTCCACCCCCCGGATGTACCTCGACGCCGAGGGGAACCTCCTCCCACGCCACCGCGCCGGCGCCTGGGCGGCCGGCGTCCCGGGGACCGTCCGGGGCCTGGGGACGGCCCATGCGAAATGGGGCAAGCTCCCCTGGCGCGACCTCGTGGCCCCCGCCGTGAAGCTGGCTCGCGAGGGCTTCCCGATCTCCGACGAGCTGGCCGTCGCGCTCAACGTGCAACTGCGGCCCCGGGGGGGCGACGAGGGCCGGGGACGGGTCGGCGACCGGATGGCCGATTTCCCCGAGTCGGTCGCCGCCTTCGGCAAGCCGGACGGCCAGCCGTGGAAGGGGGGCGACCTTCTCGTCCAGGGCGACCTCGCCTCCACTCTGGAACGGATCGCCGCGGAAGGCCCCGACGAGTTCTACACCGGCCGCACCGCCGATCTCATCGCCGCCTACATGACCGAGAACGACGGCCGGATCAGCCGCAAGGACCTGGCGGACTATCGCGCCAAGGAACGCCCCCCGGTGAGGACGACTTATCGCGGCCATGACGTCTACAGCGTCGGCCCGGCGTCGTCCGGCGGCGTCGTCCTCTGTCAGATGCTCAACATCCTGGAGCGCTACGACCTCATGGCCGACGGCCCCCAGTCGCCTCGGACCCTCCATCGCGTGACCGAGGCCATGCGCCGGGCGTATTACACCCGCGCCACCAGGCTCGGCGACCCCGACTTCGTCGACGTGCCGTTCGCGGACCTGGCCTCCAAGGCCGCCGCCGACGAGCTGGCGCGGTCGATCGACGACTCCCGCGCCACCCCCAGCGCCGAACTCGCCCCGTTCCCGATCGTCTCGACCGAGCCGGACCACACCACCCACTTCTCGGTGATCGACGGCGAGGGGGGGGCGGTCGCGATGACCTACACCCTTGAGGACAGCTACGGCGCCAAGGCCGTGGTCAAGGGCGCCGGGTTCCTGCTCAACAATGAGATGGGCGACTTCAATCTGAGGCCGGGCCGGACCGACGACGCCGGGGCGATCGGGACCTATCCCAACCAGATCGCCCCCGGCAAGCGGATGCTCAGCTCGCAGTGCCCGACGCTCGTCCTGAAAGACGGCAAGGTCCGCATGGTGACGGGGTCGCCGGGCGGGCGGACGATCCCCAACACCACGCTCTGGGTCGTCCTCAACGTGCTGGAATTCGGGCTCGAACCCCAGGCCGCGGTCGACGCCCCCCGCACCCACCACTCCTGGTTCCCGGACGTCGTCGCCCTGGAAGGGCGGGAGTGGCCGCAGGAAACCCTGAAGGCGCTGACCGACATGGGGCACAAGCTGCGGACCGGCGGCCGACAGGGGAACGCCAACTCGATCGTCGTCGATCCGGCCGACGGCCGAATCTTCGGCGCGCCCGACCGGCGTCGCACCACCACCAAGGCCTCGGGGGATTGAACCGCCGCCTCGACCACGGCGGTCGTCGCCCCCTCGTCCGACGGGGGGCGACCGAACTCGCCCGGGCTCAGGACGACTGGATGTCGCTCTCCACCTCGATCGGCTGATAGCCCACGATCCGGATCAGGAGCCGGACCACGACGAGGATCGCCAGCGTGGCGCCGATGATCGGGGCCGTATAACCGTAGAATCCCAGGATCAGGAAATCGGCCACGCCGCCGATCGCCGCCGCGATCACGATCAGGGCGATCGAGAAGACGAGGAATTTCAACCAGTGGACGTCCTTCTCACCGTGGCGGACGTCGACGAACATCGGTTTCATCAGAGACTCCCTCATACTTCGCGAGCGGCCGTCGAGCCGGCGCGCCGTTCAACGTTCCCGTCCGTGGGGGGATTCGCCCCGGGCGTCCCGGCATTCCGAATCACCGACGGCCCACGGATCATTTACGCGGACGCCGTGGCCATCCGAGGACGTGTCGCGTCGGACCTTCGCTGCCGAGAGATCGTCGCGCCTGAACGCATCGACAGGACGTTTCTTGGCGAATTGCTTGGTCTTTCACGACGACCCAATGATACCATTAGCGAAAGGGTGACGTGACGGGAATGCTCGAAATCACCAGGTCGAGTTCCCAGGGAACCAGGTCCGTGGATGTTGCCGCGAACGCGAGGCGCCCGGAACGGTCGACCGCTCGGCGGGACATCCCGCAGCCTAATTGTAAGGCCCGGGAATTCGGGAGGGAATCCCCCATTCGTGCAGGAGACGATGTCGACGGCTTGATATTTGCATCGCCAGTTCAAGCATGATCAAGGGATGGCGTTGGGCTTGCGTTCGCAGAAGGCAGGAGTTCCGATCATGAAAAAACTCGCTCCCGCTCAAGGTTCGCGCGTCCTGATCGTCGACGACAACCGAGACACCGCCGACACCACGGCCATGATACTGCGAATGTACGGCTTCGACGTGGCGGTCGCCTATGATGGGCGCTCGGCCCTGCAGAAGGCCAAGGGGTATGACCCCGACGTCGTGCTGCTCGACCTCTCGCTCCCCGACATCGACGGCTGCGCCGTGGCCGAATCGCTGCGGAACGACGGCCTCGATCGGGCCTTGCTGATCGCGGTCTCCGGACACGGCCCGGACGACGCGGCCTGGGCCCATCCCTACTTCTCGGATCGGCTGGTCAAGCCCGTGGCCAAGGACGCCCTGGTCTCGCTCCTGAAGCGACTGCAGCCCGCCAACTCCTAGAACCGCCGACGGTGGCGCGAGGGAAGAAGACGCAAGGTCTTCTCCTCCCGCCGCGGGCCGTCGGCCGCCCTCACCAAACGATGTGGACGGCGTCGACCTCCAACTCCAACTCGTTCGCGTCGACGTCGCCGTTCAGACCGAGACTGATCTTGCGCACCGCCTTGCGGTCCAGCTTCCCATCCGGGTCGGGGGCGTTGGCGTTGCTGCGCTCCATCGCGTCGAAATCGAGCCGGACGACATGCCAGTCGCCGTCGGCCGGGAACAGGCTGGCGACGTTGATATAGCCGACCCCGGTCTCTCCCTCCCAGAGGAAGGCCCGGACGTCCCCCGCGCCCCGACGTCGGGCCCGGAGGATCAGTCCCTTCGCCTCGGCGAGATCGACCGAATCCGGGAGCCGGAAGTACGGATAGGCCCAGCGATCGGTCCCGGGCTCATGAGCGACGTCCAGCCGCCAGCCGTCGGTCTCGACGGCCCGCATCGTCATCCGTCCCCCGGCGGCGATGTTCGGAGACCATCGCGAGAGATCCTCGATCGGCAGCCGGACCGAACGCGAGACCCTGGCGAGGGCCACTTCGAGCTTGGCCTCCCCGAAGACCGCCAAAGACAGTCGATCGCGGATCCCGCGCTCATTGCGGGCGGTGACGAGGACTCTCGCCGGGGCGAAGTCGGCGAAGGCGTCCGAGAGGTCGACCGTCCATTCCACCTCCGCCTGCGATCGCGGGCCGACCTCGACGCGGCGGGGTTCGGCGACCGTCCCCACGTCCGGCCGCTCCACCCCGAGCGTCAGGTCGAGCGATTCGGCCGTCTCGCCGAGGTTGACCACCTCGACGCGCACCGGCAGGGACGTGACGCCGGCCTTGAGTCGATAGCCCGTCGAACTCGGCGTCGCGACCATCGGGTCGAACCGATGGCGGAGCACGATCGGCGAGGGCTCGCCCCGTACGGGCTCGGCGTCGCGGGCCGGGTGCAGGCTCATCGCGCGGGTCTCTGCGTCGATCATCGGGGCGAGAGCCGCTCGCTCGAACCAGGCGTAGGCCAGGCCGTCGGTGAGCGGGAAGCCGCCGTCGCGGACGGGAACCGCCCGGCCGTCGGCCGCCTCGACGTGATCGGGCGTCACGGCAAGCCGGATCGGCTCGCCCAGGTCGGTTTCGGACAGCGTGGAGGCGATCACGACGACGGCGCGCCTGGCGTCGCCGAAAACCCGGGAGCGGAGGATTCGAGGGGCGTCGCACTTCAGGTCGCCGAGATAGGAGAGGCCGCCCAGTGCGTGGATCGCCTGCGCGTACGCGGCCATGCTCCGCAGCGGGGTCGCGCTACGGTCCATGACGCTGAAGTTGTTCGCGTTCTCCTCGTAGAACGGGTAGACGAACGTGAAGAACCGCTCGACGCCGCACGCCCGCGCCTCGACCGCCTTCATCACGATCTGCGCCGCGCTGGCGCGGTCCTGATCGATGGGAGGCCGTTCGGGACCGCGCTTCCAGGGCCAGCCACATTCGGTGATCCAGAGCGGCATGTCGCCGTGGCCCGAAGCCCGCAGCCATTCGCGAAACCGGACGTTGACGTCTTCGAAGCTCTCGGCGGGGCCGTAGTCGTGGAAGCTGAAGGCGTCGACCCGTTCGAGCAGCCCCCCCTGGGCGCAGGCCCTGAGGAACTCGGGCGCGTGATGGGCCATCACGCCGCCGACGATCGGCACCCGGACGGGGGCCTGGCGGAGCCCGAACGACACGGCCTTGGCGTAGGCCGAATACTGGTCGCCGGGCATGTCGCCGCCGAAGCTGATCTCAGGCTCGTTCCAAATCTCGATCCCGCCCCAGGTCCGATCCCAGCGGCGGGCGATGGTCTTCCAGGCGTCGGCCGTCGCGACCAGGTCTCTTGAATACTTGCCGACCCGACCGGCCCATTCGGGCGCATCGTGGCCCATCTCCAGGACGGGGATTCCCGCGCGTCGATAGGATTCCCGCAGACGTTCGAAGCGAGCGCCCGATTCCCAGTCCCAGCGACCGGGCTCAGGCTGGATCGCCTCCCAGGTCATGCGCTCACGGATCATGGCGAGGCCGAAACCCTGCGCCAGGGCGATCAACTCGTCGCGGGTCGCGTCGTCGTCGACGAGCCAGGACATCGCCGCGTCGATCGCGAAGAACGGGTCGGGCGTCCCCCGGGCGTGGGGCAGGGCGACGACCCCGAAACGCTGCGAGAGCGCCGGAAATTCGACCTCGTGATAGCCCTGGGGGAACGCCCGCTCGACGCGGACCCCCTCCGGCGTCGCGACGGCCTTCGCCCGCGCCTCCTCGGTCCCCCGATAATCCCGTACGATGTAGTCCAGGGCGTCCCCGTCGGCTTCCCCCGTCCGCTTCCATTCCAGGACCGTCGGCGCGTCCGGGACGACGTGGAACCGCCGGGCGGCGATGGGGGCGAGCGGGCCGTCGGGAGCGGGAGGGGCGGAGAGGAGAGCCGTCGCGAGGAGGAGGGTCGCGGGTGTCATGGCGTCTCGGGGGTTGGCGTGGCGAGCGTCGGAACTCCCGCGCGGAGGGCGGGCGACGTCTCGACCCAGTCTAGATCCCTTTCGGGCCGAGTTGTAGAACCCTCCGTCTGGAGCCGTCCCGTCACCTACGGTATCCCTGAGCGTGGAACCCCGCTCGGTCGATCAGGGCGGAAAGACGAGCTGGATCAGGCCCTGGAGCCCCAGAGTCTGGACTCCGGTGAGCAAGATGGTGACGAGGACGGCCTGGAGGCCGCCGCCGAGACCTGCCAGCCCGGCACCGGCGGCCGTGAAGAGGGGGGGCAGGAAGATTATCCAGAGTCGCGCGACTTCGCCCCTGTTGAGGCCGGACAGATCCGTGATCGCCACGACGGCCAGGGCGCACCAGAAGGTGCGAGGCACACGCCGAAGCTCGGTGATCACGCCGGCGAGGCCCCACACGACGGCCGGCAGCCCCGCCGCGATCGCCAATTCGACGGGATTGACGAGCAACCACGGGAGGTAGGAACGGCGGCCCCCATCGTAGAACCGCGAGTTGTGATGCAGGTTCCACCACCACACGGCGAACGGATCGGCCCCGGTCGCCAGCCGGGCGATCGCGACCCCGGCGAGGAACCCGACGCCGATCCAGGCGATCGTCTCGAATCGTCTCGTCCAGGGGATCGACCGCGTCGTCAGCACGATCAGGGCGACGATGAGGCCGATCGGCAGGAACGCCAGCGTGAACATCATGCCGAACGCCATCACGACGCCCGAAACCGTCGCCAGCCCGGCTGACGCCCACGCCCCGACCCCGGGCCTCTCCCGGAGCCGCGAAGCCCAGGCCGCCGCCGCCAGCGCCGTCGCCGAGAGCAGGGGGTAGCCGGCGTCGGCCAGCGGCTGGAACAGGTTCAGGGCCGGGGCCAGCGGCCAGAGCGCGGCCGTCGCCCAGGCGAATCGCGGCGGCAGTGACTCCCGCGCCAGCAGGTAGATCGGCGCGACGGTCCCGGCGCAGGCGAGGAGCGTGATGAGGCTCGCCAGGTAGAGCGCCGCCCGGTCGGCCCTCGGGATCACCAGCTCCTGCATGGCCTCGACCTGCTCGAAGCCCTTGACCATCGAGGGGGGCGTCGCGGCTGTGAGCCAGTCGGCCGCCGCGTCGTTCCGCTCCATCAAGGCGAGCAGGCCGCAGTACGTCGCGATCAACCCCGGCGGGTGCGTGCCGAGATGGTCGGCCCCTCGCTCCGCGATCCAGTTGGGGTAGTCGGCGAGGAACTTCGCGGGAGAGTGAGCGGCCTCCCGCCGGGCGACCTCGTAGTAGCCGGTGGATTCGCGAAGGCAGTGGATCACGGCCCATTTCGTCGGGCCGAACCCCTCGGGGGCACCGACCACGATGAAGACCTGGAGCGCCGCGGCGGAGGCGGTCAGCCCGGCGACCCAGCCCATCTCGCGCCAGGCTCGCCCTGAGGAGACGCCGAGCGCCCGATACCCCAACACCGCGAGGCCGCCGTAGGCCGCCACGCCCGTCGCGGCGATCAGGAGCCGCGCGAACGCGGGCTCCTTCCGGACCCGGGGCCATTCCCATTCGCCCTCGACTCCCAGCGGCAGGTCGCGGGTGTAGATGCCCGTGAGCATCCCCAGCACGAGCATCGCCGCGAGACCCAGGACCAGGTCGATCTTCCGCTTGTCCCCCGCGCTCATGATCGGAAACTCCGGCGGCCTCGCTTCCCTGTCCGAAGCTGCCGCATGCGAGCGCGCCATGGACGTTGGTTCAGTTTACGGAGACGCACGAGGATGGATACGCTCGGTGCCATCCCGCCTTACAGGGCGAGCCCGACCGCCGAGCCATCCGAAAGGATTTTACATGTTCGTGGTGATCGCCAACATCCAGGTGAAGCCGGAATGCGTCGATGCGTTCCGGGCGGCGTGCGCCGAGAATTCCCGCAACAGCATCCAGGAGCCAGGCTGCCTCCGGTTCGACGTCCTCCAGCAGCACGACGACCCGACGAAGTTCGCGCTGTTCGAGATCTATCGCCAGCCCGAGGATTTCGCCGCGCACAAGGAGACGGCCCATTACGCCGTCTGGGCCGAGCAGGCCGCCGCGATGCAAGCCGGGCCGCGTTCGTCCGCCAAGTTTCGCAAGCTCTATCCGGAAGACGGGCAGCCATGAGCTTCGAGTTCGCCACCGCCGGTCGGATCGTGTTCGGATGGGGCGCCTTCGATCAGGTTCCGGCGCTGGCGAGCACGCTGGGGCGGACGGCCTTGCTGGTGCTCGGCCGAGAGGGTCGACACGGCGCGGCCCTGGCTGGCAAGCTCGCCGAGCAGGGAATCCGCAGCTTCGCGTTCCACGTCGACGGCGAGCCCAAGGTGCGGACGGTCGAGACCGCCGTCCACCTGGCGCGGGCCGAGGGCTGCGACCTGGTCATCGCCGTCGGCGGCGGCAGCGTGATCGACGCCGGCAAGGCGACGGCCGGGATGGCGACGCAGGCCGGCGGTTTGCTGGATCACCTGGAGATCGTCGGCGGGGGGAGGCCGCTCACAGCCCCCGGCCTGCCGTTCGTCGCCGTCCCCACGACCGCCGGCACGGGTTCGGAAGTCACCCGCAACGCCGTGCTGGACGTCCCCGAGCGTCGGGTGAAAGTCAGCTTGCGGAGCCCCGCACTGCTCCCCCGCGCGGCTGTGGTCGACCCGGGCCTGACCCTCTCCCTCCCCTCGGAGATCACGGCGACCACCGGGATGGACGCCCTGACGCAACTGATC includes:
- a CDS encoding response regulator; translation: MKKLAPAQGSRVLIVDDNRDTADTTAMILRMYGFDVAVAYDGRSALQKAKGYDPDVVLLDLSLPDIDGCAVAESLRNDGLDRALLIAVSGHGPDDAAWAHPYFSDRLVKPVAKDALVSLLKRLQPANS
- a CDS encoding iron-containing alcohol dehydrogenase, whose protein sequence is MSFEFATAGRIVFGWGAFDQVPALASTLGRTALLVLGREGRHGAALAGKLAEQGIRSFAFHVDGEPKVRTVETAVHLARAEGCDLVIAVGGGSVIDAGKATAGMATQAGGLLDHLEIVGGGRPLTAPGLPFVAVPTTAGTGSEVTRNAVLDVPERRVKVSLRSPALLPRAAVVDPGLTLSLPSEITATTGMDALTQLIEPFVGLGANPLTDGICREGIALAARSLATAHRDGADRQAREDMATASLFGGLALANAKLGAVHGLAGVLGGTFSVPHGAICARLLPLVMNANIAAIERHSPDSPALNRYREVAQILTGDFAAEAHDGVEWVRALGVELKIPPLPFAEATAEELDSVLAVARGASSMKGNPIVLTDAQLREILDAAG
- a CDS encoding peptidylprolyl isomerase — translated: MIAKDGGRTARGWVVGLTILGGAAAVPAFAQQAPRGAPAARATAGAEAPAAKVRLDQIDVPPLKETAVPVNPTDAIAVVNDQIITRAQLADECVARKGKEILETLINRSLIEQALKAQKKEVTAAEIDQEIDNVAARFGIGREAWLRTLDKERGISPFQYARDVIFPALAMRKLCDGRVQVTEDDVKQAFEAQYGDKLRCRLIMVDKLSKAQDIWEALRKNPAGFEKMAQEQSMDLATRSLGGLLGEPITRHAHPKTVSDAAFAQLLDGDPADKDPSHKPKNGDFTGPIQASEGAWIILRREGIIPANTNVTLKDESIRNKTHEMVFEVKLKEEMGEVFEELIRKSAIENKLVGSLKMANEEQEADFRVDDKVKLMSNPESSTPEAPARPEGAPAASPASCRPRPRSRPTPRRSSRSSRRSRRPGRRPRRRPSPRPRAPPTDAGRTRRRSPSASRRGGRRVVVGLSRSLSRR
- a CDS encoding cellulase family glycosylhydrolase: MTPATLLLATALLSAPPAPDGPLAPIAARRFHVVPDAPTVLEWKRTGEADGDALDYIVRDYRGTEEARAKAVATPEGVRVERAFPQGYHEVEFPALSQRFGVVALPHARGTPDPFFAIDAAMSWLVDDDATRDELIALAQGFGLAMIRERMTWEAIQPEPGRWDWESGARFERLRESYRRAGIPVLEMGHDAPEWAGRVGKYSRDLVATADAWKTIARRWDRTWGGIEIWNEPEISFGGDMPGDQYSAYAKAVSFGLRQAPVRVPIVGGVMAHHAPEFLRACAQGGLLERVDAFSFHDYGPAESFEDVNVRFREWLRASGHGDMPLWITECGWPWKRGPERPPIDQDRASAAQIVMKAVEARACGVERFFTFVYPFYEENANNFSVMDRSATPLRSMAAYAQAIHALGGLSYLGDLKCDAPRILRSRVFGDARRAVVVIASTLSETDLGEPIRLAVTPDHVEAADGRAVPVRDGGFPLTDGLAYAWFERAALAPMIDAETRAMSLHPARDAEPVRGEPSPIVLRHRFDPMVATPSSTGYRLKAGVTSLPVRVEVVNLGETAESLDLTLGVERPDVGTVAEPRRVEVGPRSQAEVEWTVDLSDAFADFAPARVLVTARNERGIRDRLSLAVFGEAKLEVALARVSRSVRLPIEDLSRWSPNIAAGGRMTMRAVETDGWRLDVAHEPGTDRWAYPYFRLPDSVDLAEAKGLILRARRRGAGDVRAFLWEGETGVGYINVASLFPADGDWHVVRLDFDAMERSNANAPDPDGKLDRKAVRKISLGLNGDVDANELELEVDAVHIVW
- a CDS encoding putative quinol monooxygenase — its product is MFVVIANIQVKPECVDAFRAACAENSRNSIQEPGCLRFDVLQQHDDPTKFALFEIYRQPEDFAAHKETAHYAVWAEQAAAMQAGPRSSAKFRKLYPEDGQP
- the ggt gene encoding gamma-glutamyltransferase, which encodes MANLGFSRGRAAGWLLLAVVPVAAFGQGGTFTKYAVSAQESHAADVGRDALRAGGNAIDAAVATAFAMAVTLPEAGNLGGGGFIVAYLPASKRVVDLDFRETAPGSSTPRMYLDAEGNLLPRHRAGAWAAGVPGTVRGLGTAHAKWGKLPWRDLVAPAVKLAREGFPISDELAVALNVQLRPRGGDEGRGRVGDRMADFPESVAAFGKPDGQPWKGGDLLVQGDLASTLERIAAEGPDEFYTGRTADLIAAYMTENDGRISRKDLADYRAKERPPVRTTYRGHDVYSVGPASSGGVVLCQMLNILERYDLMADGPQSPRTLHRVTEAMRRAYYTRATRLGDPDFVDVPFADLASKAAADELARSIDDSRATPSAELAPFPIVSTEPDHTTHFSVIDGEGGAVAMTYTLEDSYGAKAVVKGAGFLLNNEMGDFNLRPGRTDDAGAIGTYPNQIAPGKRMLSSQCPTLVLKDGKVRMVTGSPGGRTIPNTTLWVVLNVLEFGLEPQAAVDAPRTHHSWFPDVVALEGREWPQETLKALTDMGHKLRTGGRQGNANSIVVDPADGRIFGAPDRRRTTTKASGD